ATCCGCTAAGCTGGCAGTTACCGTTTGATGCCGGGTTTATAAATTATATGTTGACGGGCGATTACAAGTCGGCAGCGCAGCTGTTTCGGGTTGCTGCCGAATTACCGGATGCCTGGAGCGTTGTTTCCCGATGGGTGCCTTACATTACCGCCAAGAGCGGCGATTTCGAGACGGCAAGGCAGATGTGGCGGGATTTGTATTACACAACTGAGAATAAGAAGTTAAGGGAGTTGATAATTCGGCAACTGCAGCTGCTGAAACTCGAAGAAAACCTCGCCCGCTTGCAAGAGGCGGTTGACCGATTCCGTGAGAAAGAGAAGCGCTTGCCCAATAGAATTGAGGAACTGGTCTGGTATGGTTATATCAAAGAGATTCCCGAGGAGCCTTTTGGTGGCAACTACTTTTTGGAAGAAGGTAGGGTACAAAGCACAACGCGACCCGGTCTAATAAAATAATTATTTAAATTTAAATCATCTTTGGGCTTTCAGCCGCCCCGAGACACCAGCACGAGTAAATACCGGTTATTAATAAATGCTTGGTCAAATATGGGGAATTTAACCTGTTAAGTTTAACTTGACAAGCGAAGTAAATATCTGATAATTATTTATCAGAATAGGAGACGGCATGGACTATAAAAATAAAGGCTTTACCCTGGTTGAACTCCTGGTGGTAATCATGATTCTGGGCGTGTTGATGGGAATGTCGGTACCAAGGTTTTCTGGCATCAGGGAACAGGCGCGGGTCGGAGCAATGAAGATGAATCTCCACAATGTTCAGGTTGCGATTGAGACTTTTCATCAGGAGTTCGGGTACTACGCCGAGGATTTCTACGAGGATGGCTATGGCTGTATTTTTCCGGGCGGGGAGTACGATGTGAGAATTGGTAAACTTCCCACCAATCCCTGGACCGGTAAAGAGATGGACCCGGATGAGTTTAATCCCGAGGACTACGATGACATCACCGATATAAGTAACACCAGTGAGTATGGTCCTAACGATGTGTCCGGTTACGACCCAGGTAATATCGTTTACAGTGTTTGGGACCCACCCGGTTCGGCTTATCCTCTCAATTACGGACTGGTCGGTATTGACCATAGCGGTTCTTCAATCCGTGATTTTGATGCAGACGGGGATGCAATAATATTTGTCTTGCACAATTAAGCAGGGGTGATGATATGCTTGACAACCGATTTAGGCATCCTATAATGCATTCAGTGGTTAAGCGTGTCCGCGGACCCTCGGGTTTCACCCTCATTGAACTGTTAGTTGTAATATCGGTCCTGGGCATCATTATGGCTTTCTTTTTCCCGACAATGATTTCCCGAATTACAAACAATACCCGACGCACTGCGACCGTTCAGGAGATGAACGCCCTGCGCGAAGCGATTGTGGGCAATCCGGATGTGCGAGTTGGTGGCGAGGTTGTTGGCACCGGGTTCAAGCAGGATGTGGGTAGATTGCCGCGGCACCTGATAGAACTGGTTACCCGCAATCCGTTTGATGGTATGTATGCGCAGGTGATGTATCTTGGCAAGGAGACATTGCCCGGTTGGGACCCGTACATTCAGAAGGGGTGGAATGGCCCTTACATTAGAGAAGATGGGCAGATGGGCTATCTTTCTGATGCCTGGGGTACGCCTTATCAATACTGGGTAGAAAATAATGA
This genomic window from candidate division WOR-3 bacterium contains:
- a CDS encoding prepilin-type N-terminal cleavage/methylation domain-containing protein, coding for MVKRVRGPSGFTLIELLVVISVLGIIMAFFFPTMISRITNNTRRTATVQEMNALREAIVGNPDVRVGGEVVGTGFKQDVGRLPRHLIELVTRNPFDGMYAQVMYLGKETLPGWDPYIQKGWNGPYIREDGQMGYLSDAWGTPYQYWVENNETLGLKSAGPDGLFYGQPGAVKDDDIKVRF
- a CDS encoding type II secretion system protein, yielding MDYKNKGFTLVELLVVIMILGVLMGMSVPRFSGIREQARVGAMKMNLHNVQVAIETFHQEFGYYAEDFYEDGYGCIFPGGEYDVRIGKLPTNPWTGKEMDPDEFNPEDYDDITDISNTSEYGPNDVSGYDPGNIVYSVWDPPGSAYPLNYGLVGIDHSGSSIRDFDADGDAIIFVLHN